The following coding sequences are from one Candidatus Aquicultor sp. window:
- a CDS encoding sortase encodes MSKNRLRIITNIMMVLGVALIAIPAIFWLNATYYQWNETKQWQSLIKSEKLPESQSRTLSTGVKGQTADTTESVQAQAADLVDRGPIKPGENVALLSIPKINLKLSVIEGESWTNLATGPVRVSKTARIGDRGTTLVSGHRTMFGAPFHDLHKIAINDELILYTKKAAFSYEVSDIKRVNPDDWRDITEGGNSQLILSTCDPIYSAAKRLLIISKMRSVQPLGTVK; translated from the coding sequence ATGAGTAAAAATCGCTTACGCATAATAACAAATATTATGATGGTTCTCGGGGTCGCGCTTATTGCTATTCCCGCGATATTTTGGCTTAATGCAACCTATTATCAGTGGAACGAGACAAAGCAATGGCAATCGCTGATAAAATCAGAGAAACTCCCGGAGTCGCAAAGCAGGACACTATCCACAGGGGTAAAAGGCCAAACTGCCGATACTACCGAGAGCGTGCAGGCACAAGCCGCCGACCTGGTGGACCGAGGTCCGATTAAGCCCGGGGAAAATGTTGCCCTCCTATCGATACCTAAGATAAACCTCAAGCTTAGCGTTATCGAGGGTGAATCGTGGACAAATCTAGCCACTGGACCGGTCCGTGTCTCGAAAACAGCACGCATCGGTGATAGAGGCACGACGCTTGTTTCGGGTCATCGAACGATGTTCGGGGCACCTTTTCACGACCTGCACAAGATAGCGATTAATGATGAGTTGATTCTGTATACAAAAAAAGCCGCTTTCTCTTATGAGGTCAGCGATATAAAGCGGGTTAACCCTGATGATTGGCGTGACATAACAGAGGGGGGAAACTCGCAACTGATTCTATCAACATGCGACCCGATATATTCCGCCGCTAAACGCCTTCTGATAATCTCAAAGATGCGTTCTGTGCAACCGCTAGGGACGGTCAAATAA
- a CDS encoding DUF4012 domain-containing protein: protein MGCSDISEKEESALSSRKRNTRAIVFSFIGIALGIIFYSALLIPTITQAREVLLHGRSNLTSAYSSAIKGELQSARLQFKEARIDFTDADKLLSSNTVTPCRYFPVLGNNIRTVSFLAKAGFHVASAGESLSQTALEVSYANKGTPILSNGRINLALLNSMSTGFNRTSYHVRAADTIYKDIHHSMLVPVIRSACNEFGEQIPKLKRITDTLDGIVPLVSGLLGADGTRRYFLAVQNNAELRATGGIIGNYGIITIDHGKISLEEFDEIHKLQLDSLKPVVMPQEFMVRYGRFKSTSLWLNTNMSPDFSRTGYIVSNLYTNATGVKVDGVISLDPVGLQYLLVALGPVTTTDANHHPYTIDEHNVIDETLVKAYAQYEDRRDRKSYLADVARAVWTRMLSGNTDTMGIMQQIRRALDEKHMIVYSKHAQEQRLLERLGYSGSLKPTSGDYLQVVLQNHGANKLDVYLDQKIDYRVVLNKDGSARAVARISIENKAPVSTLCDYVAGEGHVVPRGYDNTWLSVYVPKTAQLNSARENDRDSQIEVGRELDKTVFSQYVKVAPGTSSTVELVYTLPDVVRSNAVAPGYHIGVQAQPVINTPMLTVTITAPGGFSSIPDGYKRNGEEATYCAPLIKDIEFDFNLTGALKVKR, encoded by the coding sequence ATGGGGTGCAGTGATATTAGCGAGAAAGAAGAATCAGCGCTCTCATCACGTAAGCGTAATACGCGGGCGATTGTTTTCTCTTTTATTGGTATAGCGTTAGGGATCATATTCTATAGCGCTTTACTTATCCCGACAATCACTCAGGCTCGTGAAGTTCTATTACACGGCCGATCGAATCTCACATCAGCGTATTCATCCGCCATAAAGGGCGAGCTACAGAGCGCCCGTTTGCAATTCAAAGAAGCCAGGATCGATTTTACCGATGCTGATAAGCTGTTGAGCTCGAACACCGTGACTCCCTGTCGCTATTTTCCTGTACTTGGCAATAATATACGGACGGTCAGCTTCCTTGCTAAAGCCGGTTTTCACGTAGCCAGCGCCGGAGAGTCGCTTTCCCAAACGGCCCTCGAGGTGTCTTATGCGAATAAAGGCACTCCTATATTGAGTAACGGCCGGATTAACCTCGCTCTGCTAAATAGCATGAGTACCGGCTTCAATCGAACGTCATACCACGTGCGGGCGGCAGATACTATCTATAAAGACATTCATCACAGCATGCTGGTACCGGTTATACGCTCCGCATGTAACGAGTTTGGCGAGCAGATACCAAAGCTTAAGCGCATTACAGACACGCTAGACGGGATTGTCCCACTGGTTTCGGGGTTGCTGGGGGCGGATGGCACAAGAAGATATTTCCTGGCTGTTCAAAACAACGCTGAACTACGCGCAACAGGCGGCATAATCGGCAATTATGGTATTATCACAATCGATCACGGCAAGATTAGCCTTGAGGAGTTCGACGAGATACATAAATTGCAGCTTGACAGCTTGAAACCGGTTGTCATGCCGCAGGAATTCATGGTGCGATACGGGCGCTTTAAGTCGACTTCACTGTGGCTTAATACCAATATGAGCCCCGATTTCTCAAGAACCGGCTACATAGTCTCAAACCTTTACACCAACGCAACGGGCGTGAAAGTAGATGGGGTCATTAGCCTAGACCCGGTAGGCTTACAGTATCTACTTGTAGCACTTGGCCCGGTCACAACAACCGACGCGAATCATCATCCCTACACTATCGATGAGCACAATGTAATCGACGAGACATTGGTGAAAGCGTATGCCCAGTACGAAGACCGTCGGGACCGCAAAAGTTATTTAGCAGATGTAGCACGAGCGGTTTGGACGCGCATGTTGTCCGGAAACACCGACACGATGGGCATCATGCAGCAAATCCGCCGGGCGCTAGATGAAAAGCACATGATTGTTTACAGCAAGCATGCCCAGGAGCAGCGGTTACTAGAGCGTCTTGGCTACAGCGGTTCTTTGAAGCCAACCTCCGGGGATTATCTGCAGGTGGTTTTACAGAATCATGGTGCGAATAAGCTCGACGTCTATTTGGACCAAAAGATTGATTACCGCGTAGTACTCAATAAAGACGGCTCTGCCCGGGCAGTTGCCAGGATATCGATTGAGAACAAAGCACCGGTGAGCACGCTTTGCGATTATGTCGCCGGGGAGGGTCATGTAGTTCCCCGAGGATACGACAATACTTGGCTCAGCGTCTATGTGCCGAAAACCGCACAACTAAATAGTGCACGTGAGAATGATAGAGACTCTCAGATAGAGGTAGGCAGGGAACTCGATAAAACGGTTTTTTCACAATACGTGAAGGTAGCACCGGGTACGAGCTCGACAGTAGAATTAGTCTATACGCTACCTGATGTTGTGCGCTCCAACGCTGTTGCGCCGGGCTATCACATTGGTGTTCAGGCACAACCTGTTATAAATACGCCGATGCTTACTGTTACAATTACTGCGCCCGGAGGCTTTTCGTCGATACCTGACGGATATAAGCGGAACGGGGAAGAAGCGACATATTGCGCGCCTCTTATTAAAGATATCGAATTCGATTTCAACCTGACCGGAGCGCTTAAGGTTAAGCGCTAA
- a CDS encoding polysaccharide biosynthesis tyrosine autokinase: MEEQIDFLSLAKIVFKHKVAVTISMILCVLAAVAVNTYTAPRYKASSQILLSQGRVAGGNQQVDESYQAMLLSQQLAKTFTQIALSRSVAQRVIDDQQLKTPPEELKSRVEAVLVKDTQLIQITVTDTDSVRAALLANTYAKILINVVKQSVAASSFISMAVVDQATAPLKPVSPRPVFNLVLGIIFGILVGISSTLVLEQLDTTVKDPEQLEELIKIAALGRIPVTKKPLLLVGDDFDSSEFYRSLRTNLQYLNFDRSIRTIVITSANMGEGKTTVSVNLATVFAKADNKVLLIDCDMRRPMAGKVLNRNGVGLSGVLAGKDEIASVVKATDVEGLWIITSGAMPPNPADLLDSERMASILGELKEAFDIIIMDCPPILGIADTVILASKADAVLLVAYASKTKKHDIVLARDSLDKVGARILGFVTNGVHFNKKHGYYNYKPNAKHRVISNGVQ; this comes from the coding sequence ATGGAAGAACAGATCGATTTTCTGTCTTTAGCAAAGATAGTCTTCAAGCATAAAGTGGCAGTAACTATAAGCATGATACTTTGCGTTCTTGCGGCTGTTGCTGTTAACACCTATACTGCTCCCAGATACAAAGCATCATCGCAGATATTGCTTTCACAGGGCAGGGTCGCGGGAGGCAATCAACAGGTCGATGAGTCGTATCAAGCTATGTTGTTAAGCCAACAACTTGCAAAAACGTTTACCCAAATAGCCCTTAGCAGATCGGTTGCACAACGTGTTATCGACGACCAGCAGCTAAAGACTCCGCCGGAAGAACTCAAATCAAGAGTCGAGGCGGTTTTAGTAAAAGATACGCAGCTTATACAAATAACGGTTACGGATACCGACTCTGTTCGGGCTGCGCTGCTTGCCAATACATACGCTAAGATCTTAATAAATGTAGTAAAGCAATCGGTAGCGGCTTCTTCGTTTATAAGCATGGCAGTTGTTGACCAAGCAACAGCTCCGTTAAAGCCGGTTAGCCCGCGCCCCGTTTTCAATTTGGTTTTAGGTATTATCTTCGGCATCTTAGTGGGCATAAGCTCGACACTTGTCCTTGAGCAACTTGATACGACCGTTAAAGACCCTGAGCAGCTTGAGGAACTTATCAAGATCGCTGCACTTGGCAGAATACCTGTTACAAAGAAACCATTGTTATTGGTGGGTGACGATTTTGATAGTTCGGAATTCTATAGGAGCTTGCGCACAAATCTGCAGTATTTGAACTTCGATCGCTCTATTAGAACAATTGTGATCACCAGCGCTAATATGGGCGAAGGAAAAACAACTGTTTCAGTCAATTTGGCAACGGTGTTTGCTAAGGCAGATAACAAGGTTCTCCTCATCGATTGCGATATGCGGCGGCCGATGGCGGGAAAGGTCCTCAACAGAAATGGCGTAGGGCTGTCGGGGGTTTTAGCGGGCAAAGATGAAATTGCGTCGGTTGTGAAAGCCACCGATGTTGAGGGGCTGTGGATTATTACGAGCGGAGCTATGCCGCCTAACCCCGCAGATCTTCTTGATTCGGAACGCATGGCAAGTATTTTGGGCGAGCTTAAAGAAGCGTTCGACATCATTATTATGGATTGTCCGCCGATTCTCGGGATCGCAGACACCGTGATTCTTGCCTCAAAGGCCGATGCGGTTTTACTGGTCGCATATGCCAGCAAAACAAAAAAACATGATATTGTTCTCGCACGAGACTCGCTGGATAAAGTAGGCGCTCGCATTCTCGGTTTCGTAACAAATGGCGTGCATTTTAACAAAAAACACGGTTATTACAACTATAAGCCCAACGCTAAACATCGGGTGATTAGCAATGGGGTGCAGTGA
- the holA gene encoding DNA polymerase III subunit delta, producing MKSNPGAKAQPRQKVKPLKPVYLIFGDKKMIAEGLARLKNRIGAQFDLEFNFNRFSGGDTNAAYIIEAANTLPFMSDKRLIVVKDVEKLSADDITRLVKYIENPSDTTCLVLVANTINRASRLYKAVEKAGEIAEYKLKESPLTWIKKEFGARGQLVSDAVARHILQVVGSDLLRLSIEIEKISLYCNDDRIIDPGDVDPIITKSTELSVFDLVDRIGERNIRRALEILDSLLQQKEAPLAILALIARHFRLLLRTKVWVETGHDNRYLVEHLTGDAGKKLPSFVVAKYREQSYNFSADELKGMFERMLQADIALKSSAQSAESTMQDLIIQLA from the coding sequence ATGAAGAGCAATCCAGGCGCTAAAGCACAACCCCGGCAAAAGGTAAAACCGCTAAAGCCCGTATATCTAATTTTCGGCGATAAAAAAATGATTGCCGAAGGCCTGGCGCGTCTTAAAAACCGTATCGGCGCCCAATTTGACCTTGAATTTAATTTTAACCGGTTCAGCGGCGGCGATACGAACGCAGCATATATCATCGAAGCTGCAAATACGCTGCCGTTTATGTCTGATAAGCGCTTAATTGTGGTAAAAGACGTGGAGAAACTCTCCGCGGACGATATCACTCGGCTGGTAAAATATATCGAAAACCCGAGCGATACCACGTGCCTCGTGCTCGTTGCTAACACTATAAATCGGGCAAGCCGCCTGTATAAAGCGGTCGAAAAGGCTGGAGAAATCGCCGAGTATAAGCTTAAAGAGAGCCCCTTAACCTGGATAAAGAAGGAGTTTGGAGCGCGGGGGCAGCTCGTGTCTGACGCGGTTGCCCGCCATATCCTGCAAGTTGTAGGCTCAGACCTGTTACGCTTAAGCATCGAGATCGAGAAAATCAGCCTCTACTGCAATGATGACCGAATCATCGATCCCGGCGATGTGGACCCGATCATCACGAAATCTACCGAATTGTCGGTATTCGACCTAGTCGACCGTATCGGCGAACGGAATATACGGCGTGCTTTGGAGATTCTGGATAGCTTGTTGCAGCAAAAAGAAGCGCCACTTGCGATTCTCGCGCTTATTGCACGGCATTTCCGTCTACTTCTTCGGACAAAAGTATGGGTTGAGACCGGTCATGATAATAGGTATCTCGTCGAGCACCTAACGGGGGATGCAGGCAAGAAGCTTCCGAGCTTTGTCGTAGCTAAATACCGTGAGCAGAGCTACAACTTCTCAGCTGATGAGCTTAAAGGCATGTTTGAGCGCATGCTTCAAGCCGATATTGCATTAAAATCAAGCGCGCAATCCGCAGAATCCACCATGCAAGACCTCATAATACAGCTGGCATAA
- a CDS encoding DNA internalization-related competence protein ComEC/Rec2 translates to MVTPLLVLAIAFILGIVACDTLHISLTIAAVLLGFCLIMLLTVIKYKTEGLSALLAATLTFFFLGIFAGSVTAERLASGILYKAAGNTPYVTVEGSLNADPTFADGSARFTMRVTAARFNGVFDAGAYGAREWRVREQLAVKVRTNRALPFMVGDTVKVTGRLSLPRSSSDFDYRRYLCHKGIMATLSAAGEDIELVRKDNVQSTFMHYVGSLRQWIKKTNSGYLPEAYSSLLNGIVLGDASELGDDVQEAFRATGLTHVVAASGMNIALIVGALWPLLRRLRLRAPVQVIILIVFAGLYTIISGMSASINRAFVMAAIGLLAWLFGRQQSPLNSLAIAAFLLTVIDPFSVYDIGFQLSFLATASLVVLSPLLDRLFADVPSSIRSAFTVTVAAQIGVLPVLIYYFGQVSAVSILANLIVVPLAGPALILGMVVLPVAAILSLAGIPLYLLLQIILMAMIETASIMSMMPGAYVTLPPVSICLVFVLYAVIAASAMYIRRAKLYYRFSHIVLVVIGLLAVSLLWHLTLNRFPSGLEVTFLDVGQGDSILLTAPDGERALVDCGQNPKIIQRKLDIKGIKKVDALIISHAHADHMGGAQEFIAKHNIGSLMYPPSLRKAAICKPMFTTAKEKGVRCIPIRGDEALHLGKCLTIDMLCADTENEGNDESVVFIAKYRQFRVLFTGDASTEVEKKLLEGKDKLDVDVLKVGHHGSASSSSAEFLRRVAAKVAVIQVGQGNMYGHPSASAIKRLHNAGAKIYRTDKNGDVTIKSDGTTYRVLIQKGQ, encoded by the coding sequence ATGGTGACACCACTTCTCGTTCTGGCAATCGCGTTTATCTTGGGAATCGTTGCTTGTGATACTCTGCATATTAGCCTCACAATAGCGGCCGTGCTACTAGGCTTCTGCCTCATTATGCTTTTAACAGTAATCAAATATAAGACGGAAGGTCTTAGTGCTCTGCTTGCGGCAACACTTACTTTTTTCTTTCTGGGGATTTTTGCCGGCAGCGTTACGGCGGAACGTCTTGCATCCGGCATACTCTACAAAGCAGCAGGTAATACACCATATGTTACCGTCGAAGGCAGTTTAAACGCCGACCCAACCTTTGCAGACGGCAGCGCTCGCTTTACCATGAGGGTGACTGCGGCTCGCTTTAACGGCGTTTTTGATGCGGGCGCATACGGCGCACGCGAATGGCGTGTACGCGAGCAACTGGCGGTTAAGGTACGAACGAACAGGGCATTGCCATTCATGGTGGGGGATACTGTCAAAGTTACCGGACGCCTTTCACTGCCTCGCTCGAGTAGCGATTTTGATTACCGGCGTTACCTCTGCCACAAAGGGATTATGGCGACATTGAGCGCCGCCGGTGAGGATATCGAACTTGTCCGGAAAGATAACGTCCAGAGCACATTCATGCATTATGTGGGGTCGCTTCGGCAGTGGATCAAAAAAACCAACTCCGGATACTTGCCTGAAGCATATTCAAGCTTGCTCAACGGTATTGTGCTGGGAGATGCGTCCGAGCTTGGCGATGACGTCCAGGAGGCGTTTCGCGCCACGGGGCTTACGCACGTTGTCGCCGCGTCCGGTATGAATATAGCGCTTATCGTGGGCGCCTTGTGGCCTCTCTTAAGGCGTTTGCGTTTACGAGCGCCGGTACAGGTTATAATCCTGATCGTATTTGCGGGGTTGTATACGATAATCAGCGGCATGAGTGCATCTATTAACAGGGCGTTTGTGATGGCAGCGATAGGTTTGCTTGCATGGCTCTTCGGTAGACAGCAATCGCCGCTCAATTCGCTAGCGATAGCGGCCTTCTTGCTTACGGTAATCGATCCATTTAGCGTATACGATATTGGATTTCAGCTATCATTTCTGGCGACCGCTTCTCTCGTAGTGCTCTCGCCGCTACTCGATCGGTTGTTTGCGGATGTTCCTTCAAGTATCCGCTCTGCATTCACTGTCACAGTCGCCGCTCAAATCGGTGTTCTCCCCGTCCTTATATATTATTTTGGGCAGGTATCGGCCGTTTCAATACTGGCAAACCTTATCGTAGTGCCCCTCGCAGGGCCTGCGTTGATCCTCGGGATGGTTGTCCTGCCGGTCGCCGCAATTCTGAGCTTAGCGGGTATACCGCTCTATCTGTTACTACAAATTATCCTTATGGCGATGATAGAAACGGCGTCAATCATGTCGATGATGCCCGGAGCTTACGTAACCCTACCGCCGGTATCTATATGCCTGGTGTTTGTCTTGTATGCAGTAATTGCAGCTAGTGCCATGTATATTCGAAGAGCAAAGCTATACTATAGGTTTAGTCATATCGTTTTGGTCGTCATAGGTCTTCTAGCCGTATCTCTTTTATGGCATCTTACGCTGAACCGATTCCCATCCGGGCTGGAAGTAACATTCTTAGATGTCGGGCAGGGAGATAGTATACTGCTGACAGCCCCTGACGGTGAGCGGGCGCTCGTTGATTGTGGTCAGAATCCAAAGATTATCCAGCGCAAGCTCGACATCAAGGGGATAAAGAAAGTGGATGCGTTGATCATAAGTCATGCCCATGCCGACCATATGGGTGGCGCACAAGAGTTTATTGCAAAACACAATATCGGGAGCTTAATGTATCCGCCGAGCCTTCGTAAAGCTGCAATCTGTAAGCCCATGTTTACCACCGCCAAAGAGAAGGGTGTAAGATGCATTCCTATTCGCGGCGATGAAGCCCTCCATCTGGGGAAATGTCTCACAATCGATATGCTGTGCGCCGACACGGAAAACGAAGGCAATGACGAATCAGTGGTGTTTATTGCCAAGTACCGACAATTTAGGGTTCTTTTTACCGGTGATGCCAGCACCGAAGTCGAAAAGAAACTCCTGGAAGGGAAGGATAAACTCGATGTCGATGTTCTCAAGGTGGGCCATCATGGAAGCGCCTCGTCGAGTAGTGCGGAATTCCTGCGCCGTGTAGCGGCAAAGGTTGCAGTCATCCAAGTAGGACAAGGCAATATGTACGGGCATCCGTCAGCATCGGCAATTAAGCGTTTGCACAACGCCGGTGCAAAAATTTACCGCACAGACAAGAATGGGGATGTTACAATTAAGTCCGACGGCACTACATACCGGGTGCTTATACAAAAAGGGCAGTAA
- a CDS encoding helix-hairpin-helix domain-containing protein: MQKHKSVTAGSIKDELLQVLRARFAESGMAIEKRHSIAIGLLVLLIGASSIFIYKASQPMPVVVERAGDSAKKTAPHKAASSEGSATIAGAQTPEVKRLYVHVAGAVVHPGVYQLNDGSRIIDAITAAGGSLPESDQNALNLAEKVFDGEKIYIVKKGEAPPAQPTGTGAVPTTGRSAASTATGIPTAGGTSATPTARLNLNSATAEQLDTLPGVGQVTAGKIIDYRNKVGAFKRLDELKDVDGIGPKKFDQLKDKLCVE; this comes from the coding sequence ATGCAAAAGCATAAAAGCGTTACTGCTGGATCAATCAAAGATGAGTTGTTGCAGGTATTGCGTGCTCGCTTTGCCGAGAGCGGTATGGCTATAGAGAAGCGTCACAGTATCGCTATCGGCCTTTTGGTTTTACTGATAGGTGCGAGCAGCATATTTATCTACAAAGCGTCACAGCCCATGCCGGTCGTAGTAGAGCGGGCGGGGGATAGCGCAAAAAAGACGGCACCGCATAAAGCTGCGAGCAGTGAGGGCAGCGCGACAATTGCCGGAGCACAAACACCTGAGGTAAAGCGCTTATATGTTCATGTTGCCGGAGCCGTCGTTCATCCCGGTGTTTACCAGCTCAATGACGGCAGCAGGATTATCGACGCAATAACCGCGGCCGGTGGAAGCCTCCCCGAGTCCGATCAAAATGCGCTTAATCTCGCTGAAAAGGTGTTTGACGGTGAAAAAATCTATATAGTGAAAAAAGGCGAAGCCCCACCGGCCCAACCAACCGGTACCGGGGCAGTCCCGACCACAGGCAGATCAGCTGCAAGCACAGCTACCGGCATTCCAACCGCAGGCGGTACTTCCGCAACTCCCACGGCAAGACTTAATCTAAATTCAGCTACGGCCGAGCAGCTCGATACTTTACCTGGGGTAGGGCAGGTTACCGCCGGAAAAATCATCGATTACAGAAACAAAGTCGGTGCGTTTAAGCGATTAGACGAGCTCAAAGACGTCGACGGTATTGGCCCGAAGAAATTCGATCAACTCAAAGATAAACTCTGCGTTGAGTAA
- the leuS gene encoding leucine--tRNA ligase, whose translation MAERYDHKAIEEKWRKKWDEEDIYRTYEEPGKPEKYILEMFPYPSGKLHMGHVRNYSIGDVVARHNRMQGFNVLHPIGYDAFGLPAENAAIERGIPPKEWTFNNIAAMREQLKELGVSYDWAREVVTASPDYYRWGQWLFLKFYERGLAYRKKAIVNWCPGCETVLANEQVENGVCWRCGTPAEFRELEQWFFKITDYAERLLKDLDLLEGWPERVRIMQRNWIGKSEGALVDFKVKGRDETITVFTTRPDTLWGATFFLLAPEYPMVNELVKGTKYEAGAAEFKKSVARETEIDRTSAEKEKNGYFTGAYVINPVNGEELPVYLADYVLMGYGTGAVMAVPAHDQRDFEFATKYGLPIQVVIQPEGEMLNPTMMAQAYAGEGVLVNSGPFSGMPQAESIVKVTQHLKDNDIGDFSVNYRLRDWLISRQRYWGNPIPMVYCETCGVVPVPENQLPVILPEDIKITGVGGSPLAHDEEFIKTTCPKCAQPARRETDTMDTFTDSSWYFLRYCSPHDDQLPFEKEAVDYWMPVDQYIGGIEHAVLHLLYSRFFTKVLYDMRMVSTVEPFTNLLTQGMVIKDGAKMSKSKGNVVDPGEIIRRYGADTARLFILFASPPEKELEWSDRGVEGSYRFLNRVWRLIDDNKGLINSSSGVIPGELTSAERDVRFMVHRTIKKVTEDIGRFNFNTAIAAVMELVNTLYKYNDSGDRNPAVMREAVENLVLLLAPFAPFMSEQLWSDLGKKQSVHTQSWPKYDPELAKAEEVTLVVQVNGKVRDKITVAADIAEDEMKKTALASERVLSFVDGKEVKNIFIVPGKLVNIVVK comes from the coding sequence ATGGCCGAACGATACGATCACAAAGCAATAGAAGAAAAATGGCGCAAGAAATGGGATGAAGAGGATATCTATCGCACCTACGAAGAACCGGGGAAGCCGGAAAAATATATTCTAGAGATGTTCCCATATCCGTCCGGCAAATTGCATATGGGTCATGTGCGCAACTACTCAATCGGTGATGTTGTCGCGCGGCACAACCGCATGCAAGGGTTTAATGTCCTGCACCCCATAGGCTACGATGCCTTCGGTTTGCCGGCTGAAAACGCGGCGATCGAGCGCGGCATCCCACCGAAAGAGTGGACGTTTAATAATATCGCGGCCATGCGTGAGCAGCTCAAAGAGCTCGGTGTAAGTTACGACTGGGCCCGCGAAGTCGTTACGGCGAGCCCCGATTACTATCGCTGGGGTCAGTGGTTGTTTTTGAAGTTCTACGAACGAGGGCTTGCATACCGCAAGAAAGCCATCGTCAACTGGTGCCCGGGTTGCGAGACCGTACTGGCAAACGAGCAGGTCGAAAACGGCGTGTGCTGGCGTTGCGGCACTCCGGCCGAATTTCGCGAGCTCGAGCAGTGGTTTTTTAAGATTACCGATTATGCCGAACGCCTACTCAAAGACCTGGATTTGCTTGAAGGATGGCCCGAGCGCGTGCGCATTATGCAGCGCAACTGGATCGGCAAAAGCGAAGGTGCCTTGGTTGACTTCAAGGTCAAAGGTCGTGATGAAACCATTACCGTCTTTACAACGAGGCCCGATACCCTCTGGGGTGCGACGTTTTTCCTGCTGGCGCCCGAGTATCCGATGGTGAATGAGCTGGTTAAAGGCACGAAATACGAGGCGGGGGCGGCCGAGTTTAAGAAAAGCGTAGCGCGTGAGACGGAGATCGACCGTACATCAGCCGAGAAAGAGAAGAACGGTTACTTTACCGGCGCGTACGTTATTAACCCGGTCAACGGCGAAGAATTGCCGGTCTATTTGGCGGATTACGTTCTGATGGGCTACGGTACCGGCGCAGTTATGGCTGTACCCGCGCACGACCAGCGCGACTTCGAGTTTGCGACGAAATATGGCCTACCCATCCAAGTGGTAATCCAGCCGGAAGGCGAGATGCTGAATCCTACGATGATGGCTCAGGCATATGCGGGTGAGGGCGTGCTGGTTAATTCCGGCCCGTTTAGCGGTATGCCGCAGGCGGAAAGCATCGTTAAAGTTACACAGCACCTAAAGGATAACGATATCGGCGACTTTTCAGTTAACTACCGGCTTCGCGACTGGCTGATTTCACGCCAGCGCTATTGGGGCAACCCGATCCCGATGGTCTACTGTGAGACCTGCGGTGTCGTACCGGTGCCTGAAAACCAGCTGCCGGTTATATTACCCGAGGATATTAAAATTACCGGTGTCGGTGGCTCACCGCTGGCGCACGACGAAGAATTTATCAAAACTACCTGCCCGAAATGTGCGCAACCGGCCCGTCGTGAAACCGATACGATGGACACGTTTACCGATTCAAGCTGGTATTTCTTGCGCTACTGCAGCCCACACGATGACCAGCTGCCCTTTGAAAAAGAAGCGGTTGATTACTGGATGCCGGTCGATCAGTATATCGGCGGCATCGAGCACGCGGTGCTGCACTTGCTGTACTCGCGGTTCTTTACCAAGGTGCTTTACGATATGCGCATGGTATCGACAGTGGAGCCGTTTACCAACCTGCTCACGCAAGGCATGGTTATTAAAGACGGCGCCAAGATGTCCAAATCGAAAGGCAACGTAGTCGACCCCGGTGAGATCATCAGGCGTTACGGTGCCGATACCGCACGGCTCTTTATTTTGTTTGCATCGCCGCCCGAGAAGGAACTCGAGTGGAGTGACCGCGGCGTCGAGGGCAGCTACCGGTTCCTGAACCGTGTCTGGCGCCTGATTGATGATAATAAAGGATTGATTAATAGCAGTTCAGGAGTGATTCCTGGTGAGTTGACTTCAGCCGAGCGTGACGTGCGCTTCATGGTACACCGGACGATCAAGAAGGTTACCGAAGATATCGGCCGTTTTAACTTTAATACGGCGATTGCCGCCGTTATGGAATTGGTTAATACCTTGTACAAATATAACGACAGCGGTGATCGGAACCCGGCCGTTATGCGCGAGGCTGTCGAAAACCTGGTGTTGTTGCTTGCACCGTTTGCGCCCTTTATGAGCGAACAGCTCTGGTCGGATTTGGGTAAAAAGCAGAGCGTACATACGCAATCGTGGCCGAAATACGACCCGGAACTGGCAAAAGCCGAAGAAGTGACCCTGGTGGTGCAGGTAAACGGCAAGGTGAGAGACAAAATTACCGTAGCCGCAGATATTGCCGAAGACGAGATGAAAAAGACGGCACTGGCATCGGAGCGCGTGCTCTCGTTCGTTGACGGCAAAGAGGTTAAAAATATCTTTATCGTCCCGGGTAAGCTCGTAAATATTGTCGTAAAGTAA